A stretch of Spirochaetota bacterium DNA encodes these proteins:
- the udk gene encoding uridine kinase has product MKNIVIGIAGGTASGKTTIAQAIERSFSRNEVVILRQDNYYNSQDHITLEERLSTNYDHPNAFDFELLRDHLKLLSEGKIIEQPIYNFTTHTRSSNTHKIIPSRVIILEGILSFADNSLMDLMDIKVFIDTEADLRFIRRLLRDTVERGRTIEQSINQYLATAKPGHDQFIEPSKKKADIIIPYTDHNTVAIDMLIDHVRYIVSQNK; this is encoded by the coding sequence ATGAAAAATATAGTAATAGGTATTGCTGGTGGAACAGCATCAGGAAAGACAACAATAGCACAAGCTATAGAGCGATCTTTTTCGAGAAATGAGGTAGTAATATTAAGACAAGATAATTATTATAATTCTCAAGATCATATTACTTTAGAAGAGCGTCTCAGTACTAATTATGATCACCCTAATGCGTTTGATTTTGAATTATTAAGAGATCATCTAAAATTATTATCTGAAGGCAAAATAATAGAGCAGCCTATTTATAATTTTACAACACATACTCGATCAAGTAATACACATAAAATAATTCCTAGTCGTGTTATTATCTTAGAGGGTATTTTATCTTTTGCAGATAATAGTCTTATGGATTTGATGGATATAAAAGTGTTTATCGATACAGAAGCTGATTTAAGATTTATTAGAAGATTGCTCCGAGATACAGTTGAACGAGGAAGAACAATAGAACAATCAATCAATCAATATCTTGCAACAGCAAAACCTGGACACGATCAATTTATAGAGCCATCAAAGAAAAAAGCTGATATTATTATTCCTTATACGGATCATAATACAGTAGCTATTGATATGCTTATAGATCATGTTCGTTATATTGTTTCTCAAAATAAATAA